The following coding sequences lie in one Porphyromonas asaccharolytica DSM 20707 genomic window:
- the tpx gene encoding thiol peroxidase: protein MSTVKFQDKITVTLAGEQPKIGTMAPNFELVRKDLSTAKLSDYRGKRVVLNIFPSVDTGVCAASVRRFNAEAAKLDNTVVLCISQDLPFAQARFCGAEGLDNVETLSTFRCCTVPSSEPAFCKNYGLMMQDGPLAGLQARCVIVIDAEGKVIYEELVPEITQEPNYDKAIAALK, encoded by the coding sequence ATGTCTACAGTAAAATTTCAAGATAAGATCACTGTCACCCTCGCTGGTGAGCAACCTAAGATAGGGACCATGGCTCCCAACTTCGAGCTAGTTCGCAAGGACCTCTCCACAGCCAAGCTCTCTGACTATCGTGGCAAGCGTGTCGTCCTCAACATCTTCCCCAGCGTCGACACAGGGGTCTGCGCAGCATCCGTACGTCGCTTCAACGCTGAGGCTGCTAAGCTCGACAATACCGTCGTCCTCTGCATCTCTCAGGATCTACCCTTCGCACAGGCACGCTTCTGCGGTGCTGAGGGGCTGGACAATGTCGAGACGCTCTCTACCTTCCGCTGCTGTACGGTACCCTCTTCAGAGCCTGCTTTCTGCAAGAACTACGGACTGATGATGCAGGACGGACCTCTCGCTGGGCTACAGGCTCGCTGCGTTATCGTCATCGATGCTGAGGGTAAGGTCATCTACGAGGAGCTAGTTCCTGAGATCACCCAGGAGCCTAACTACGACAAGGCTATCGCTGCACTCAAGTAA
- a CDS encoding thioredoxin family protein, whose translation MKPIQFIQKSLLLVAALLTLSIACTAQSKEQQETAKTEILHINANYMREHIYDFEAHPDTFVYKGDKPAIIDFYADWCRPCRQLAPKLQKVADQYADQLVVYKVNVDENPQLAALFGVQSIPMVLFVPLDDLPYQSLGDLPMDHIEGLLGKIGVKTDNQ comes from the coding sequence ATGAAGCCTATACAATTCATACAGAAGTCTCTCCTGCTCGTGGCTGCGCTACTCACGCTCAGCATCGCCTGCACGGCTCAGAGCAAGGAGCAGCAAGAGACCGCCAAAACCGAGATACTGCACATCAATGCAAACTATATGCGCGAGCATATCTACGACTTTGAGGCGCATCCCGACACCTTTGTATACAAGGGTGACAAGCCCGCCATCATCGACTTTTACGCCGATTGGTGTCGTCCCTGTCGCCAACTAGCTCCCAAGCTACAGAAGGTAGCCGACCAATACGCTGATCAGCTCGTTGTCTACAAGGTCAATGTGGACGAGAACCCACAGCTGGCCGCACTCTTTGGCGTACAGAGCATCCCGATGGTACTCTTCGTACCGCTTGATGACCTACCCTATCAGAGTCTCGGAGACCTCCCTATGGATCATATTGAGGGGCTCCTCGGCAAGATAGGGGTCAAAACCGATAACCAGTAA
- a CDS encoding FISUMP domain-containing protein produces the protein MKRTTILLLLLTALWQSLGAQVQVPKPSDADFATSNVLAVYDGGLRIATICREYIVDSNLKEGVVADVLYLANEDGSTNYAFGYDLKEATHYSWDLEQNSCDRLYVDMEYEGLFISQTLTVSYAKLANARTATLQPLLLTDQRGDETTSYGIVKIGAQLWMRENLATLRWRDGSKITTGLSKSQWWSTEEAAVCYYNNDLNLLASHGALYNFFAVIDSRGLAPEGWTVPSDDAWHSMIHYVDPKGFEPNPDLLDRESEHAGLLLKSTEGWRVPPVPDEGAVLKQGNNLTGFNARPMGSTSQSNYMDYSAEGYQAYFWTSSIYEKSALFRRFFWDEDIANRWFESKNYGYSVRCVQPATKVEIVPSAPQVITGVQLETNLDTKTPFMIRAVSKSGEIVVTDASGAKHTFTVDKRIDQLMGGVGTLVSLPASEHNDKLTISGDLIYLDLSGQEITSCRVGEANLLQALILNNNKLTQLTLPTLPDLRLLYVHSNRLKSVFLGAQPQLTELVLMTNLLSKVDLSQLPALKHLGVAMNQITELDLTHNVALQALDCQVNMLRELHIAHLTQLKELHCSKNKITTLPVADLTQLEKLYCADNKLKTLDISKLNNLTEINCSNNELSTLDLKGKKALTELYAFTNQFSQLDLSEAKALETISIGDNQLSQLALVDMGHLESLSAPFNTLSQLTLTDCPNLGAVSVFANRLASISLANCPKLTILEINNNRFTDPLPLVESLPTHPDLQDNAGYIVFLNSNEYGDFPEGNVKSDAFITAANKKGWVVLNGETPLTTHISEVTPAAMGQIISTDHEGCYEIVGANPALWQVYTAEGLLVATSRQAHADNVIDLTQQPHGVYLVRLIAHDGSQQSYRIVR, from the coding sequence ATGAAGAGAACTACCATATTACTACTCCTCCTTACCGCACTCTGGCAGTCGCTGGGGGCGCAGGTTCAAGTGCCTAAGCCTAGTGATGCGGACTTTGCTACGAGCAACGTACTCGCCGTCTACGATGGCGGATTGCGCATAGCTACTATCTGTCGTGAATATATTGTCGACAGCAACCTTAAGGAGGGTGTCGTCGCTGACGTCCTCTACCTGGCTAATGAAGATGGCTCGACCAACTACGCCTTCGGGTACGACCTTAAGGAGGCAACCCACTACAGCTGGGATCTAGAGCAAAACAGCTGTGACCGTCTTTATGTAGATATGGAGTACGAGGGACTCTTTATCTCCCAGACCCTAACCGTTAGCTATGCTAAGCTTGCTAACGCTCGTACCGCTACACTTCAGCCTCTGCTCCTCACCGATCAGCGAGGTGACGAGACCACAAGCTATGGCATCGTCAAGATCGGCGCACAGCTATGGATGCGAGAAAATCTCGCAACTCTGCGCTGGCGTGACGGGTCGAAAATAACGACTGGACTGAGCAAGTCGCAGTGGTGGAGTACAGAAGAGGCTGCCGTCTGTTACTACAATAACGACCTCAACCTACTCGCTTCACACGGGGCTCTTTACAACTTCTTTGCTGTAATTGATTCTCGTGGACTAGCTCCCGAGGGGTGGACTGTACCCAGTGACGATGCGTGGCACTCGATGATACACTACGTAGACCCCAAGGGCTTTGAACCCAACCCAGATCTCCTAGATCGCGAATCCGAGCACGCAGGCTTACTGCTCAAGAGTACTGAGGGGTGGAGGGTCCCCCCCGTACCTGACGAGGGCGCTGTCCTTAAGCAGGGCAATAACTTGACAGGCTTCAACGCACGCCCTATGGGTAGCACATCGCAGTCTAACTATATGGACTACTCTGCTGAGGGGTACCAGGCATACTTCTGGACCTCCTCTATTTATGAGAAGAGTGCACTCTTCAGACGTTTCTTTTGGGATGAAGATATTGCAAACAGATGGTTTGAGAGCAAGAACTACGGCTACTCCGTCCGTTGCGTCCAGCCTGCCACAAAAGTGGAGATCGTCCCCTCCGCTCCGCAAGTGATAACTGGCGTGCAGCTTGAGACCAATCTCGACACCAAGACACCCTTCATGATTCGTGCCGTCAGCAAGAGCGGTGAGATCGTAGTCACAGACGCTTCTGGGGCTAAGCACACCTTTACAGTGGACAAGCGCATCGACCAGCTTATGGGAGGTGTCGGCACACTCGTCTCTCTGCCCGCCTCAGAGCACAATGATAAGCTAACGATCTCTGGAGACCTCATCTATCTCGACCTTTCTGGACAGGAGATCACATCATGCCGCGTCGGAGAGGCTAACCTACTACAAGCTCTCATACTCAATAATAATAAGCTCACCCAGCTAACGCTCCCCACGCTACCAGACCTGCGCCTGCTCTATGTGCACTCTAACCGGCTGAAGAGCGTATTCCTAGGAGCGCAGCCACAGCTTACTGAGCTAGTTCTCATGACCAACCTACTCTCAAAGGTGGACTTGTCGCAGCTCCCCGCACTAAAGCACCTAGGCGTAGCGATGAACCAGATTACAGAGCTAGACCTAACTCACAACGTAGCTCTCCAAGCCCTCGACTGTCAGGTGAACATGCTTAGAGAGCTGCACATCGCACACCTCACGCAGCTCAAAGAGCTACACTGCTCTAAAAACAAGATCACCACGCTCCCCGTAGCAGATCTGACACAGCTCGAGAAGCTATACTGCGCAGACAACAAGCTCAAGACACTGGACATCTCTAAGCTCAACAATCTCACAGAGATAAACTGTAGCAACAATGAGCTCTCCACCCTTGATCTCAAAGGCAAGAAGGCACTCACAGAGCTCTACGCCTTTACCAACCAGTTCTCTCAGCTAGACCTCAGCGAGGCAAAAGCTCTTGAGACGATCAGCATAGGAGACAATCAGTTATCCCAGTTAGCTCTCGTCGATATGGGTCATCTTGAGTCTCTCTCAGCTCCCTTTAACACGCTCTCTCAGCTGACGCTCACCGACTGCCCCAATCTCGGTGCCGTCTCTGTCTTTGCTAATAGGCTAGCGAGCATCTCCCTAGCAAACTGTCCTAAGCTCACAATCCTAGAGATCAACAACAACCGCTTTACCGATCCACTACCTCTAGTGGAGAGCCTGCCGACTCATCCTGACTTACAGGACAATGCCGGCTACATCGTCTTCCTCAACAGTAACGAGTATGGCGACTTCCCCGAGGGCAATGTCAAGAGTGACGCCTTCATCACCGCTGCCAACAAGAAGGGGTGGGTCGTGCTCAATGGAGAGACACCGCTCACGACACACATCTCCGAGGTCACCCCTGCAGCTATGGGGCAGATCATCTCGACAGACCACGAGGGGTGCTACGAGATCGTCGGAGCAAACCCCGCCCTGTGGCAAGTCTACACAGCCGAGGGCCTGCTCGTAGCGACCAGCCGTCAGGCACACGCTGACAACGTCATCGACCTCACTCAGCAGCCTCACGGAGTCTACCTCGTACGGCTTATCGCCCACGACGGCTCGCAGCAGAGCTACCGCATCGTTCGATAG
- a CDS encoding acetyl-CoA carboxylase biotin carboxyl carrier protein subunit — MKEYKYKIDGKEYAVKIDKIEGDQAQLEVNGTPYNVEIIQEKKDTPKVSKPTPTAAPAATAAPAPAAAPAATGKGKAVKAPLPGVIISVDVQVGQQVKRGQQVAVLEAMKMENGINAECDGTITEIKVKAGDSILEGTDIVIIG, encoded by the coding sequence ATGAAAGAATATAAGTATAAGATCGATGGCAAAGAGTACGCCGTCAAGATTGACAAGATCGAGGGTGACCAAGCTCAGCTAGAGGTCAACGGCACCCCATACAACGTCGAGATCATACAGGAGAAGAAGGATACCCCTAAGGTCTCCAAACCCACTCCTACAGCAGCACCTGCAGCCACAGCAGCCCCTGCGCCCGCTGCAGCTCCAGCCGCCACAGGCAAGGGCAAAGCGGTCAAGGCTCCCCTACCTGGCGTCATCATATCAGTAGACGTACAGGTCGGTCAGCAGGTCAAGCGCGGTCAGCAAGTCGCTGTGCTCGAAGCCATGAAGATGGAGAACGGCATCAACGCTGAGTGCGACGGCACCATCACCGAGATCAAAGTCAAGGCTGGAGACTCTATCCTAGAGGGTACAGACATCGTTATCATCGGATAG